A portion of the Corynebacterium occultum genome contains these proteins:
- the pth gene encoding aminoacyl-tRNA hydrolase encodes MFSFADLISRFFGRSPDPAEGSSGTAPEPVFDPEWLVLGLGNPGSKYAATRHNVGYMAMDDLLAAEGAVLSPLKGTKAEVTQVEWEGKKVLLVRSTTYMNHSGQAVAPLCEKFGISPDRVVLIHDELDLPDGKVRVKLGGNENGHNGLKSTSSELGTRDYLRVRIGISRPPKGTPVPDYVLAPVDPGPGLDAAIATAADAARLLVTQGLQRAQNLIHAR; translated from the coding sequence GTGTTCAGTTTCGCAGACCTCATTTCCCGCTTCTTCGGCCGTTCCCCCGACCCCGCCGAGGGTTCCTCCGGCACAGCCCCGGAGCCCGTTTTTGATCCGGAGTGGCTGGTGCTCGGCCTGGGCAACCCCGGTTCGAAATATGCCGCCACCCGCCACAATGTGGGGTACATGGCCATGGATGATCTGCTCGCCGCCGAGGGTGCGGTTCTCAGCCCCCTGAAGGGCACCAAGGCTGAGGTCACCCAGGTGGAGTGGGAGGGGAAGAAGGTACTGCTGGTTCGTTCCACCACCTACATGAACCACTCCGGACAGGCCGTGGCACCGCTCTGCGAGAAATTCGGGATCAGCCCGGATCGGGTGGTGTTGATCCATGATGAGCTTGATCTTCCCGACGGCAAGGTGCGGGTGAAACTGGGTGGTAATGAGAATGGCCACAATGGTCTGAAGTCCACCAGCAGTGAGCTGGGAACCCGGGATTATCTGCGGGTGCGGATCGGCATCTCCCGGCCGCCGAAGGGCACCCCGGTGCCGGATTATGTGCTCGCCCCGGTGGATCCAGGCCCGGGTCTCGACGCCGCGATCGCCACTGCCGCCGATGCCGCCCGCCTGCTGGTGACCCAGGGGTTGCAGCGCGCCCAGAATCTCATCCACGCCCGCTGA
- a CDS encoding nitronate monooxygenase — protein MSILAGLRHPVIAAPMAGGPSTPALAKAVTAGGGLGFLTAGTMSVTQLQEELDQMEGIYALNLFAPQKPLPDLTEVEEVRQQLIPVYRAADLGEPQLPQVDYSNGWEEKFTAALNAEHRPAVLSATFGTFAPEEIETLHEAGIEAWVTITNPEDAAAAARAGADALVVQGPEAGGHRSTWAVADIPDSRSLPRLLHDVAKLNLGIPLIAAGGISTPGQVAETLTLPGVVAVSCGTAFLLAEEAGTSDFNREILAHTPDTVSTRAFSGRVARGVLNTYTQAHPDTPAIYPYLNPLLKPLRGKQDFAYCLAGIGAAHSQPGSAAEILAHLVGDIPPLPPT, from the coding sequence ATGAGCATTCTCGCTGGCCTCCGACATCCCGTGATCGCTGCTCCAATGGCCGGTGGACCCTCCACCCCGGCACTGGCGAAGGCCGTCACGGCGGGCGGTGGCCTGGGTTTCCTCACCGCCGGCACCATGAGCGTGACACAGCTGCAGGAGGAACTGGACCAGATGGAGGGGATCTACGCCCTCAACCTCTTCGCCCCGCAGAAACCCCTGCCGGATCTGACTGAGGTGGAAGAGGTCCGACAGCAGCTGATCCCCGTTTACCGGGCGGCAGACCTGGGAGAGCCCCAGCTTCCCCAGGTGGACTACTCCAATGGGTGGGAGGAAAAATTTACCGCGGCACTGAATGCGGAGCACCGGCCTGCGGTGCTCAGCGCCACCTTCGGTACCTTCGCGCCGGAGGAGATCGAAACGCTGCATGAAGCCGGGATTGAGGCTTGGGTGACCATCACCAATCCGGAGGATGCCGCTGCGGCCGCGCGGGCAGGTGCCGACGCCCTGGTGGTGCAGGGACCAGAAGCAGGCGGGCACCGCTCCACCTGGGCCGTAGCAGATATCCCGGACAGCCGATCCCTGCCGCGGTTGCTTCACGACGTCGCAAAGCTCAACCTCGGCATCCCCCTCATCGCCGCCGGGGGAATCAGCACCCCGGGCCAGGTGGCTGAGACCCTGACGCTTCCCGGGGTGGTGGCGGTCTCCTGCGGCACCGCCTTCCTGCTCGCGGAAGAAGCCGGAACCAGTGACTTCAACCGGGAAATCCTGGCGCACACACCGGACACCGTGTCCACCCGGGCTTTCTCCGGCCGGGTGGCCCGAGGAGTGCTCAACACATACACCCAAGCTCATCCGGACACCCCGGCGATCTACCCCTACCTCAACCCACTGCTCAAGCCACTCCGCGGAAAGCAAGACTTCGCCTACTGCCTGGCCGGGATCGGGGCAGCACATTCCCAGCCCGGATCCGCAGCCGAGATCCTCGCCCATCTGGTGGGGGACATCCCGCCCCTGCCGCCGACATAA
- a CDS encoding glyceraldehyde-3-phosphate dehydrogenase has product MAAHVNDWNKRITIAEQMLPLISRLHREHNAVTTIFGRLLVKETAVEILKSHRYARRITERELDPALTLPVLQQLLELELGSGSIDVGRLAVGFEEQGGGDDAALRTYLEQELAELIGDHSEQKHTDVVLYGFGRIGRLLARILIAREATYGGIRLRAVVVRSKGEGDLIKRASLLRRDSVHGAFDGMITVDEENNIIWANGTKIQVIYSDDPATVDYTAYGIDEAIVVDNTGRWRDREGLGQHLKAKGVSRVVLTAPGKGDLKNVVYGINHNDITADDQIVTAASCTTNGITPVLKVINDRYGVEHGHVETVHSFTNDQNLIDNFHKGPRRGRAAGLNMVLTETGAAKAVAKALPEFEGKLTGNAIRVPTPDVSMAVLNLTLEKEAEREDVNSFLRQVSLTSTLRQQIDYIDSPDVVSSDFVGSTHAGVVDGLATIANGRHLVLYVWYDNEFGYSNQVIRVVEHLADSRPRVFPRRVAPAEI; this is encoded by the coding sequence ATGGCTGCACATGTCAACGACTGGAACAAGCGGATCACCATCGCGGAGCAGATGCTTCCGCTGATCAGTCGCCTGCACCGCGAACACAACGCGGTCACCACCATCTTCGGCCGCCTGCTGGTCAAGGAAACCGCAGTCGAGATTCTCAAGTCTCACCGTTACGCCCGCCGCATCACCGAGCGGGAACTCGACCCCGCACTGACCCTCCCCGTTCTGCAGCAGCTGCTGGAACTGGAACTGGGCTCCGGCTCCATCGACGTGGGCCGCCTGGCCGTCGGCTTCGAAGAGCAGGGCGGCGGCGATGACGCAGCCCTACGCACCTACCTGGAGCAGGAGCTCGCCGAACTGATCGGCGACCACTCCGAGCAGAAGCACACCGATGTGGTGCTCTACGGTTTCGGCCGCATCGGACGCCTCCTGGCCCGCATCCTCATCGCCCGTGAAGCCACCTACGGCGGCATCCGCCTGCGCGCCGTCGTCGTCCGCAGCAAGGGCGAAGGCGATCTGATCAAACGCGCCTCCCTCCTGCGCCGCGATTCCGTCCACGGCGCCTTCGACGGCATGATCACCGTCGATGAGGAAAACAACATCATCTGGGCCAACGGCACCAAGATCCAGGTCATCTACTCCGATGACCCCGCCACCGTCGACTACACCGCATACGGCATCGACGAAGCCATCGTCGTCGACAACACCGGCCGCTGGCGGGACCGCGAGGGCCTGGGCCAGCACCTCAAGGCCAAGGGTGTCTCCCGCGTCGTCCTGACCGCGCCGGGCAAGGGGGATCTGAAGAACGTCGTCTACGGCATCAACCACAACGACATCACCGCCGATGATCAGATCGTCACCGCCGCCTCCTGCACCACCAACGGCATCACCCCGGTCCTCAAGGTCATCAATGACCGCTACGGTGTCGAGCACGGTCATGTCGAGACCGTCCACTCCTTCACCAATGACCAGAACCTCATCGACAACTTCCACAAGGGTCCGCGCCGTGGCCGCGCCGCCGGCCTGAACATGGTGCTCACCGAGACCGGTGCCGCCAAGGCCGTCGCCAAGGCCCTGCCGGAGTTCGAGGGCAAGCTGACCGGCAATGCCATCCGCGTCCCCACCCCGGATGTCTCCATGGCGGTGCTGAACCTGACCCTGGAGAAGGAGGCGGAGCGTGAGGATGTCAACAGCTTCCTGCGCCAGGTTTCCCTGACCTCCACCCTGCGCCAGCAGATCGACTACATCGATTCCCCGGACGTGGTCTCCTCTGACTTCGTCGGGTCCACCCATGCGGGTGTCGTTGATGGACTGGCGACCATCGCCAACGGCAGGCACCTGGTGCTCTACGTCTGGTACGACAATGAGTTCGGCTACTCCAACCAGGTCATCCGGGTTGTGGAACACCTCGCGGATTCCCGCCCCCGGGTCTTCCCGCGGCGTGTTGCCCCCGCCGAGATCTAA
- a CDS encoding maleylpyruvate isomerase family mycothiol-dependent enzyme — MTGSFHDLPIEERLSLTRRGTAHYSGQLALLDNDEFAEPTALEGWNRTHLIAHVGYNAAAVSNLMHWATTGEETPMYESPQARNEEIKYGATLNPGALRNLHDHTVARLDVAWRDAPETAWTAEVVTAQGRTVPASETLWMRSREVWIHAVDLGVKATFSDIPEVVLSTLLQEIPTKWRNTGVGAGLVLVNSNNGERIEVNPADDENPLTEIHGELPGLVRWAAGRDSRGVTSPQGEVPEPPRWL; from the coding sequence ATGACCGGCTCCTTCCACGATCTCCCGATTGAGGAGCGCCTCTCCCTGACCCGCCGTGGCACCGCCCACTACTCCGGTCAGCTGGCGCTGCTCGACAATGACGAGTTCGCTGAGCCCACCGCGCTGGAGGGTTGGAACCGCACCCATCTGATCGCCCACGTCGGCTACAACGCCGCCGCGGTCTCGAATCTGATGCACTGGGCCACCACCGGCGAGGAGACTCCGATGTATGAGTCCCCGCAGGCCCGTAACGAGGAAATCAAGTACGGTGCCACCCTCAATCCGGGTGCCCTGCGCAACCTCCACGACCACACGGTCGCCCGTCTGGACGTCGCTTGGCGCGACGCCCCGGAGACTGCCTGGACCGCTGAGGTCGTCACCGCCCAGGGACGCACCGTCCCGGCTTCCGAGACACTGTGGATGCGTTCCCGCGAGGTCTGGATCCACGCTGTGGACCTGGGTGTCAAGGCAACCTTCAGTGATATCCCCGAGGTCGTCCTCAGCACCCTGCTGCAGGAGATCCCGACCAAGTGGCGCAACACCGGTGTCGGTGCTGGCCTGGTGCTGGTCAACAGCAACAACGGTGAGCGCATCGAGGTCAACCCGGCTGATGATGAGAACCCGCTGACCGAGATCCACGGCGAACTGCCGGGTCTGGTTCGTTGGGCCGCTGGCCGTGATTCCCGTGGCGTGACCTCCCCGCAGGGTGAGGTCCCGGAGCCGCCGCGTTGGCTCTGA
- a CDS encoding fumarylacetoacetate hydrolase family protein, producing the protein MRLATIRSAEGTFAARVETDTTATPIEGYANVGDLLQIENWREIAEKAAGEAVEFGEKDLEAVVPAPKKIVCVGLNYANHIKEMGRELPENPTLFVKYPDALTGPFDDVLVPDYANGKLDWEGELAVIIGKRARRVKAEDAQNYIAGYAVMNDYTMRDYQYRTLQWHQGKSFEKTSGFGPWMTTSDSFEFGGELATFLGEQKVQTTPTNDLVFGPEALVEYISHIYPLDAGDVIVTGTPGGVGHARKPGMYIGDGDVVKVTIEGLGHVANKTVFE; encoded by the coding sequence ATGCGTCTTGCAACCATTCGCTCCGCCGAGGGCACTTTCGCCGCTCGCGTCGAGACCGACACCACCGCCACCCCGATCGAGGGCTATGCCAACGTCGGCGACCTGCTGCAGATTGAGAACTGGCGCGAGATCGCCGAGAAGGCTGCCGGCGAAGCAGTCGAGTTCGGCGAGAAGGATCTCGAGGCTGTTGTCCCGGCCCCGAAGAAGATCGTCTGTGTCGGCCTGAACTACGCCAACCACATCAAGGAGATGGGCCGCGAACTGCCGGAGAACCCCACCCTCTTCGTGAAGTACCCGGACGCCCTGACCGGCCCGTTCGACGATGTTCTGGTCCCGGATTACGCCAACGGCAAGCTGGACTGGGAAGGCGAGCTGGCTGTCATCATCGGCAAGCGTGCCCGCCGCGTCAAGGCTGAGGATGCCCAGAACTACATCGCCGGCTACGCCGTGATGAACGACTACACCATGCGCGACTACCAGTACCGCACCCTGCAGTGGCACCAGGGCAAGTCCTTCGAGAAGACCTCCGGCTTCGGCCCGTGGATGACCACCTCCGACTCTTTCGAGTTCGGCGGCGAGCTGGCCACCTTCCTGGGTGAGCAGAAGGTGCAGACCACCCCGACCAATGACCTGGTCTTCGGCCCGGAGGCACTGGTCGAGTACATCTCCCACATCTACCCGCTGGATGCCGGTGACGTGATCGTCACCGGTACCCCCGGTGGCGTGGGCCATGCCCGCAAGCCCGGCATGTACATCGGCGACGGCGACGTCGTCAAGGTCACCATCGAGGGTCTGGGCCACGTGGCCAACAAGACGGTGTTCGAGTAA
- a CDS encoding cupin domain-containing protein, with the protein MGNVDKSDYSNEHVAYTPPPLTPEEEKELEKMYAEMDALHMKPLWNQIGGLMPNAPTPQAVAHKWEWEKIHALAARSGDLVPVGRGGERRAIGLANPGLGGPTYIAPTLWAAIQYLAPGENAPEHRHSQNAFRFVIEGEGVWTVVNGDAVPMKRGDFLITPGWAFHGHHNIATKPMAWLDGLDIPFAYQMDTGFFEYGSEKLTDESTPEHSRSERLWAHPGLRPLAFPGAHSSSPIGRYAWEHTDAALNDQLSLEDAGFPGVVAPGHAAVRFTNPSTGNDVMTTIRAEFHRLRPGAETTPIHEVGNRVFQVFEGSATINIGDETFEVKHGDVVNVPSWQKWSVGAGSEGVDLFCFSDHPIFEALGLNRTFTPEGI; encoded by the coding sequence ATGGGTAATGTCGATAAGAGCGACTACTCCAACGAGCACGTTGCATACACTCCGCCGCCGCTGACTCCCGAAGAGGAGAAGGAGCTGGAGAAGATGTACGCCGAGATGGATGCGCTTCACATGAAGCCGCTCTGGAACCAGATCGGTGGCCTCATGCCGAACGCCCCCACCCCGCAGGCAGTGGCCCACAAGTGGGAGTGGGAGAAGATCCACGCACTGGCAGCCCGCTCCGGCGATCTGGTTCCGGTCGGCCGTGGCGGCGAGCGCCGCGCCATCGGTCTGGCCAACCCGGGTCTGGGTGGCCCGACCTACATCGCCCCCACTCTCTGGGCTGCGATTCAGTACCTGGCACCGGGCGAGAACGCCCCGGAGCACCGCCACTCCCAGAACGCCTTCCGCTTCGTCATCGAGGGTGAGGGTGTCTGGACCGTGGTCAACGGTGACGCTGTCCCGATGAAGCGCGGCGATTTTCTGATCACCCCGGGTTGGGCTTTCCACGGCCACCACAACATCGCCACCAAGCCCATGGCTTGGCTGGACGGCCTGGACATCCCCTTCGCCTACCAGATGGACACCGGCTTCTTTGAGTACGGCTCTGAGAAGCTGACCGATGAGTCCACCCCGGAGCACTCCCGCTCCGAGCGGCTCTGGGCACACCCCGGCCTGCGTCCCCTGGCCTTCCCCGGCGCCCACAGCAGCTCCCCCATCGGCCGCTACGCCTGGGAGCACACCGACGCCGCGCTGAACGATCAGCTCTCCCTCGAGGACGCCGGCTTCCCGGGCGTCGTCGCCCCTGGTCACGCCGCAGTCCGCTTCACCAACCCGAGCACCGGCAACGATGTCATGACCACCATCCGGGCTGAATTCCACCGTCTGCGCCCGGGTGCCGAGACCACCCCGATCCACGAAGTCGGCAACCGCGTTTTCCAGGTTTTCGAAGGATCTGCCACCATTAACATCGGTGATGAAACCTTTGAGGTCAAGCACGGCGACGTCGTCAATGTACCGTCGTGGCAGAAGTGGTCCGTTGGCGCCGGTTCTGAGGGCGTCGACCTGTTCTGCTTCTCCGATCACCCGATCTTTGAGGCCCTGGGCCTCAACCGCACCTTTACTCCGGAAGGAATCTAA
- a CDS encoding IclR family transcriptional regulator, with product MYHLGSTHGPPPKEYLQSVDLALLLILALRDAGTLTVSGAAEELGISQSTAHRSLAMLVYRGFAIRSESRTYLPGPVLSATLLEPGVGGELIEVCRRYMEAITKDTQETCHLMVMSGNKVHFLHTTESPLPVRVGNRRGQVMPAEQNSGGLAMLAEFSSSELRVLYSKLSEEEFLAFRRRLHRTRTRGFALNNGLFEHDVSAVGTCLRNDVGDVVGALTVATPTSRFRSVHVKCAESLLKHTRDLNRQLESLNVSPTNLQG from the coding sequence ATTTATCATCTAGGATCCACCCACGGCCCACCCCCGAAGGAGTATCTCCAATCGGTGGACCTCGCTCTCCTGCTGATCCTGGCACTGCGGGATGCCGGGACCCTGACGGTCTCCGGCGCTGCTGAAGAGCTCGGCATCAGTCAGTCCACAGCCCACCGTTCCCTCGCCATGCTGGTCTACCGCGGTTTCGCCATCCGGAGCGAATCCCGCACCTACCTGCCCGGTCCGGTACTCTCCGCCACACTGCTGGAACCCGGTGTCGGTGGCGAACTAATCGAAGTGTGCCGAAGGTACATGGAGGCCATCACGAAGGACACCCAGGAGACCTGCCACTTGATGGTGATGTCGGGCAATAAGGTCCATTTCCTACACACCACCGAAAGCCCCCTCCCGGTTCGGGTGGGCAACCGACGCGGCCAAGTGATGCCGGCCGAGCAGAACTCCGGCGGACTGGCCATGCTCGCCGAATTTTCCTCATCTGAGCTGCGGGTTCTCTACTCCAAGCTCAGCGAGGAGGAGTTTCTGGCGTTCCGCAGGCGCCTGCACCGCACCCGCACCCGTGGTTTCGCACTCAACAACGGACTGTTCGAGCATGATGTTTCCGCCGTCGGGACCTGTCTACGCAATGACGTCGGGGATGTCGTGGGCGCTCTGACCGTGGCCACCCCAACCTCCAGGTTCCGTTCCGTGCATGTCAAATGTGCCGAATCCCTCCTGAAGCACACCCGAGACCTGAACCGCCAATTGGAGAGCCTGAACGTGTCCCCCACTAACCTCCAGGGGTAA
- a CDS encoding MFS transporter, translating into MASPSNSQRTGSDNVTVPAPHGIGASENRFQILGIGGKRLAAVLLGWFFVVFDGYDLIVYGTVQASLMETWNLSAGTAGTIGSTAFVGMVIGAVWIGRLSDRVGRKAAVIGSVIVLSIFTLLCAFAPNPWVFGALRLLAGIGLGGLVPSVNAMVSDLVPRNTMSKWSTVMMSGVPIGGSIAAVLAQFIVPSHDEWGWRFMFLLALVPIVIGLPLAMKVIPNDRDIEADYAAREGEGDAARAAAAGETGGEVGFKDLLGDRYRTISIWFAVATFVTLLAWYGLGTWLPKLMQEAGYNFGAALNFTLALNLGAVIGSIVTAWAGDKFGPLRSGAVAAGVAGIALLLLLTEPSVAMVYVILILAGVGTHGTQILIISAVAQFYPHNLRGTALGWALGVGRLGAVLAPQLAGLLLGWGLGVGSSYLLFGGSALLSSVALVILLSISNKASSRYTVTESIK; encoded by the coding sequence ATGGCATCTCCCTCAAACTCACAGCGGACGGGCAGTGATAACGTCACAGTGCCCGCTCCTCATGGAATCGGTGCATCAGAAAACCGCTTCCAGATCCTCGGCATCGGTGGCAAGCGACTGGCCGCCGTGCTCCTCGGTTGGTTCTTCGTCGTCTTCGATGGCTATGACCTCATCGTCTACGGCACTGTGCAGGCATCCCTCATGGAGACGTGGAATCTTTCTGCCGGCACCGCCGGCACCATCGGCTCCACCGCCTTCGTCGGCATGGTCATCGGCGCGGTCTGGATCGGAAGGCTCTCTGACCGGGTGGGGCGCAAGGCCGCCGTCATCGGTTCGGTGATCGTGCTCTCCATCTTTACTCTGCTCTGCGCCTTCGCACCCAACCCCTGGGTCTTCGGTGCGCTCCGCCTGCTGGCGGGCATCGGTCTGGGTGGACTGGTTCCCTCGGTAAACGCCATGGTTTCAGACCTTGTTCCCCGTAACACCATGTCCAAGTGGTCCACCGTGATGATGTCCGGTGTGCCGATCGGTGGCTCCATCGCAGCCGTCCTCGCCCAGTTCATCGTTCCCTCTCATGATGAGTGGGGCTGGCGCTTCATGTTCCTGCTGGCTCTGGTTCCGATCGTCATCGGTCTGCCGCTCGCCATGAAGGTGATCCCGAATGATCGCGATATCGAGGCCGATTATGCGGCGCGTGAGGGGGAGGGAGATGCCGCCCGGGCCGCTGCAGCCGGGGAAACCGGTGGCGAGGTTGGTTTCAAGGATCTACTGGGTGATCGCTACCGCACGATCTCCATCTGGTTCGCGGTCGCAACCTTCGTCACCCTGCTGGCCTGGTACGGTCTCGGCACCTGGCTGCCGAAGTTGATGCAGGAGGCCGGTTATAACTTCGGTGCCGCCCTGAACTTCACCCTGGCACTTAACCTCGGTGCAGTCATCGGCTCCATCGTCACCGCATGGGCGGGTGATAAGTTCGGTCCGCTGCGTTCTGGTGCGGTGGCTGCCGGTGTCGCAGGTATTGCCCTGCTCCTGCTGTTGACCGAACCCTCGGTCGCCATGGTGTACGTGATCCTGATCCTGGCTGGCGTGGGCACCCACGGCACCCAGATCCTGATTATCTCGGCCGTCGCCCAGTTCTACCCGCACAACCTGCGGGGTACCGCCCTGGGTTGGGCACTGGGCGTGGGCCGTCTGGGAGCTGTGCTGGCACCCCAGCTGGCCGGTCTGCTCTTGGGCTGGGGCCTGGGCGTCGGGTCGAGCTACCTGCTCTTCGGTGGTTCGGCGCTGCTCTCCTCGGTGGCGTTGGTCATCCTCCTCAGCATCAGCAACAAGGCCTCTTCTCGATACACTGTTACTGAATCAATCAAGTAA
- a CDS encoding FAD-dependent monooxygenase produces MSLTSLPNSEDLKGQKIIISGGGIGGASGALALAQRGAEVTLYERAPEFKEVGAGLQIGPHGVKMLEKWGLKERVFAAGYLPKEMQFRDAITTETILTMDFGEEFKEHYGAPYLVIHRSDLLAILVEAAQEAGATLVNGIHVHDAVKDDEGVTVEIEHREGEDNSGKGKREFVRADLLVAFDGTHSAFRKKIAQDEPVPSAYVAYRGTSPLAEDEAMKDLNAVVGYIGPRCHFIQYPLRGGELLNQVAVFQSPRYLDSLVSGDEVPEDWGNNEEFKNAFDHTNEFIQSRLGRMWLNTWWQMADREPLQDWVVNDRIIVMGDAAHPPLQYLASGAVMAMEDSECLALYASQAAAQGELNWGEVLRDVSAERAPRCARIQTTGRFWGELWHVDGISRLIRNETFRAAEGTGWFKYADWLWDYDADRREYLKDPSKGDLPAELQEWEYNIHKISRQRDSKETDELTV; encoded by the coding sequence ATGTCTTTGACCTCTCTTCCCAATTCTGAGGACCTGAAGGGCCAGAAGATCATCATCTCCGGCGGCGGCATCGGCGGTGCCTCTGGCGCCCTGGCGCTCGCCCAGCGTGGTGCCGAGGTGACCCTTTACGAGCGGGCACCTGAGTTCAAGGAGGTCGGTGCAGGCCTGCAGATCGGCCCTCACGGCGTCAAGATGCTGGAGAAGTGGGGACTGAAGGAACGGGTCTTTGCGGCGGGTTACCTGCCCAAGGAAATGCAGTTCCGCGATGCCATCACCACCGAAACCATCCTGACCATGGACTTCGGTGAGGAATTCAAGGAGCACTACGGTGCCCCTTACCTGGTCATCCACCGTTCCGATCTGCTGGCCATCCTGGTCGAGGCAGCTCAGGAAGCTGGCGCCACCCTGGTCAACGGCATCCACGTCCACGATGCGGTCAAGGATGATGAGGGTGTCACCGTCGAGATCGAGCACCGTGAGGGTGAGGACAACAGCGGTAAGGGCAAGCGTGAGTTCGTCCGCGCCGACCTGCTGGTCGCCTTCGATGGCACCCACTCCGCATTCCGCAAGAAGATCGCCCAGGATGAGCCGGTACCTTCCGCCTACGTCGCCTACCGCGGTACCTCCCCGCTGGCCGAGGACGAGGCCATGAAGGACCTGAACGCGGTGGTCGGTTACATCGGCCCGCGTTGCCACTTCATCCAGTACCCGCTGCGTGGCGGCGAGCTGCTCAACCAGGTGGCTGTCTTCCAGTCCCCGCGCTACCTCGATTCCCTGGTCAGCGGTGACGAGGTGCCGGAGGACTGGGGCAACAACGAGGAGTTCAAGAACGCCTTCGACCACACCAATGAGTTCATCCAGTCCCGGCTGGGCCGCATGTGGCTGAACACCTGGTGGCAGATGGCGGACCGTGAGCCGCTGCAGGACTGGGTGGTCAACGACCGCATCATCGTCATGGGCGATGCTGCCCACCCCCCGCTGCAGTACCTGGCTTCCGGTGCCGTCATGGCCATGGAGGACTCCGAGTGCCTGGCGCTCTACGCTTCCCAGGCTGCTGCCCAGGGCGAGCTGAACTGGGGCGAGGTCCTGCGTGATGTCTCCGCTGAGCGAGCACCGCGCTGTGCCCGGATCCAGACCACCGGCCGTTTCTGGGGCGAGCTCTGGCACGTTGACGGCATTTCCCGCCTGATCCGTAACGAGACCTTCCGTGCTGCTGAGGGCACCGGCTGGTTCAAATACGCCGATTGGCTGTGGGACTACGACGCTGACCGTCGCGAGTACCTGAAGGATCCCTCCAAGGGTGATCTGCCGGCCGAGCTGCAGGAGTGGGAGTACAACATCCACAAGATCTCCCGCCAGCGTGACAGCAAGGAGACTGATGAGCTGACCGTGTAG
- the pth gene encoding aminoacyl-tRNA hydrolase, with product MTAVTDNSMFLIVGLGNPGPKYADTRHNIGFGVVDELAGRATPMPASFSVHKRSNAEIAETRLGPAKVVLAKPRTFMNLSGGPVKALADFFKIPPAQIIVIHDDLDLDFTAVKLRPGGGDRGHNGLRSTTKSLGTKDYQRLSVGIGRPPGRMDPADFVLRPFARSEQADLPIIYADAADLIDTVIGSGRR from the coding sequence ATGACTGCCGTGACTGACAACTCCATGTTCCTCATCGTCGGCCTGGGAAACCCCGGTCCGAAATACGCCGACACCCGGCACAACATAGGTTTCGGGGTGGTGGATGAACTAGCCGGCCGTGCCACCCCCATGCCCGCCAGTTTCAGCGTGCACAAGCGCTCCAACGCCGAGATCGCTGAAACCCGACTAGGCCCCGCGAAAGTGGTCCTGGCCAAGCCGCGGACCTTCATGAATCTCTCCGGCGGGCCGGTCAAGGCCCTGGCTGACTTCTTCAAGATCCCCCCGGCGCAGATCATCGTCATCCACGATGACCTGGATCTGGATTTCACGGCGGTGAAGCTGCGTCCCGGCGGTGGGGACCGTGGCCATAACGGGCTGCGCTCCACCACCAAGTCATTGGGAACGAAGGACTACCAGCGGCTCTCGGTCGGGATCGGTCGCCCACCCGGTCGAATGGATCCGGCTGACTTCGTGTTGCGACCCTTCGCCCGCAGTGAGCAGGCTGATCTGCCGATCATCTACGCCGATGCCGCGGATCTGATCGACACCGTGATCGGGTCGGGGCGTCGATAA